A region of Spiribacter roseus DNA encodes the following proteins:
- a CDS encoding bifunctional diguanylate cyclase/phosphodiesterase gives MDTEKRNVRSSLERTTQLLSERIGQSVLLNNRSSIEQRLRLLETMPTIGVVVVANHQGDVLVRARKQDQTLVFADPTGPQSASGDTGFSGRFPALGYTSSIAFGTRTVGSITLRTDAPRVQASTDTRFRQFLLESFVMWCVLGIFGGYLFIQTRFENRLRRQLHVDPVTGELSRFGFNERFRDRDRFLHQALLLVDLYDMKAINAGHGLAIGDRILQIVARTLRATLGPRAAVARLDGDDFAIMIPATQWASVQQIGHAVTTALHAVRFDEIDELEKIKVCGGAVIVGPEDSLSQRLSEADLALKHAKQRDWGRIVCADAEFIAHSQSTGAFVTDLRIRQGLKTHEFEYHIQPIVNVGTGETLGYESLIRWNCEGEMRPPAIFLDRFREVMKDDEYYAYVVAMRRALTQQAARSGVGFLTFNIGLEDLNNLQDPDQFAYDFGADCLNGPEVIIEVTERGLPQHFGDDLTGLKTAWEELRSRHTTLALDDFGALESNLYRLRELHIEYVKIDKTLITAVVDDPKSRAIVRSIGMLCEALDIHVVAEGIETETLSETVLSLGIPIQQGFLLGRPQPPAHYFGGGN, from the coding sequence GTGGACACCGAGAAGCGCAACGTCCGCTCATCACTCGAGCGGACCACCCAGCTTCTCAGCGAACGGATCGGCCAGAGCGTGCTGCTGAACAATCGCAGCAGCATCGAGCAGCGGCTGCGCCTGCTGGAAACGATGCCCACCATCGGGGTCGTGGTGGTCGCCAATCACCAGGGCGATGTACTGGTCAGGGCACGCAAGCAGGATCAGACCCTCGTTTTCGCTGATCCCACAGGCCCTCAGAGCGCCAGCGGAGATACCGGCTTCAGCGGGCGCTTTCCGGCGCTGGGGTACACCAGTTCGATTGCCTTTGGGACGCGGACGGTGGGCAGCATCACCTTGCGGACCGACGCCCCCCGCGTGCAGGCCAGCACCGACACGCGCTTCCGGCAGTTCCTGCTCGAGTCGTTCGTGATGTGGTGTGTGCTCGGCATCTTCGGCGGCTATCTATTCATCCAGACCCGTTTCGAGAACCGCCTGCGCAGACAACTCCACGTCGATCCCGTGACCGGTGAACTGTCACGGTTTGGGTTCAATGAGCGATTCCGCGACCGCGATCGATTCCTCCACCAGGCCTTGTTGCTGGTCGATCTCTACGACATGAAAGCGATCAACGCCGGCCATGGCCTGGCGATCGGTGACCGAATCCTGCAGATCGTCGCCCGGACGCTGCGGGCAACGCTCGGGCCGCGCGCAGCCGTGGCACGCCTGGACGGCGACGACTTCGCCATCATGATCCCCGCGACGCAGTGGGCATCGGTCCAGCAGATCGGCCATGCCGTCACCACGGCCCTGCATGCCGTGCGCTTTGACGAGATCGATGAGCTCGAGAAGATCAAGGTGTGCGGCGGGGCTGTAATCGTCGGCCCGGAGGATTCGCTTTCGCAGCGGCTCTCCGAGGCCGATCTGGCTCTCAAGCACGCAAAGCAGCGTGATTGGGGACGCATCGTTTGCGCCGACGCCGAGTTCATCGCCCATTCGCAGAGCACCGGCGCGTTCGTGACCGATCTGCGGATCCGTCAGGGGCTTAAAACGCACGAGTTCGAGTATCACATCCAGCCCATCGTCAACGTCGGCACCGGCGAGACACTTGGTTACGAATCACTGATTCGCTGGAACTGCGAGGGCGAGATGCGTCCGCCCGCGATCTTTCTTGATCGATTCCGCGAGGTGATGAAGGATGATGAGTATTACGCCTATGTCGTGGCCATGCGGCGCGCTCTGACCCAGCAGGCCGCGCGCTCCGGCGTTGGGTTTCTCACCTTCAACATCGGGCTGGAGGATCTGAATAACCTGCAGGACCCGGATCAGTTCGCCTACGATTTCGGTGCGGATTGCCTCAATGGTCCCGAGGTGATCATCGAGGTCACCGAGCGCGGGCTGCCGCAGCATTTCGGCGATGACCTCACCGGTCTCAAGACAGCCTGGGAGGAACTGCGCAGCCGGCACACGACACTCGCGCTGGACGACTTCGGGGCACTGGAGAGCAACCTATATCGACTGCGTGAGCTCCACATCGAGTACGTCAAGATCGACAAGACCCTCATCACCGCAGTGGTTGATGATCCCAAGTCACGGGCGATCGTCCGCTCCATCGGGATGCTGTGTGAGGCGCTGGATATCCATGTCGTCGCCGAGGGGATCGAGACGGAAACGCTCAGCGAGACGGTCCTGTCACTGGGGATTCCGATTCAGCAGGGGTTTTTACTCGGAAGGCCGCAGCCGCCGGCGCACTACTTTGGAGGGGGGAATTGA